The genomic region TCCTTTGATATGCATCCGCAGCAATTAAGAGTTTGAACTTAGTTTGCCTTAATTCAAAACAGTTAATGCACTTTAATTTATGTTACTAAGCTTAGTTTGAGTATTTTAATTTTTGTATTTTACTATAAAAAGTATTAAACTACCGTTTATATAGAAAACTATAATAGACTCTTTTTGTTGGAGGTTATAATATGGCAAAGAAAAAACTAAAGCTAGCCGATATCTTGTGGGTTGTTTTTATAGTTTTTTTAGCAATTGGATTAGTGTATCCCATAATTGGTATTATTGCGCTCGTATGTATGCTTGCTCCTGTCGTTGTAGGAGTTATTAAAGGGAAGAGGATCTGGTGCAGTAGTTATTGTAGATTATTTCTTCCTCAAAGCAGAAAAGTAACAAGCACTCAGCTAAACCTCAGAGCAACTGTGATCAATGCCCCTTAAACAAAGATAAAAAGAATTAGCAAAACTTCTTCGCCAAAGGTTTTAGTCCACTTCAAAATAAGATATAATATATAGTAAAAATGCTAAAGGAAGTGCACTATGTCTTTGATGTTAGAGAATCTAAGTTTAAAACCAATTACAGAGGATAACCTTGATGATTTACTTTCCTTACAAAACGAAATTGTAAAACAAATTAATAGTGATGAGATGTTCGAACCCGAAACTAAAGATGGTCTATTACCTCTAATTGAAAACGACAAAATATATATACTAGGTTGTTATACCGATCAAACTTTAATTGCTTACGGAACTTTGTTGTTTCCCAAGTTTGATAAGGAAAACTTAGGGTACGATCTAGAATTTGCAAAAGAGGAACTTCCCTTTGTTGCTCACGTTGATAGCATTGCTGTTCATCCTAAATACAGAGGGTTAGGTCTACAAACTTTTATAGGAAATTATTTAGGTAGTATTGCTAAAAATCAAGGCTTTAAACACTTAATGTCCACAGTATCACCGGATAATTTTCATAGTATCAATAACGTTTTTAAACAGGGTTACAAAATAAAGAAACTTACAAGCAAGTATGGTGGAAAAAAAAGATACATCTTTTATAAAGAGGTAAAATAATCGATTATTAGTAACAGAAACTGGCATATCTAGCCATAACAAATAACAAACGGTTCCGTCATCGACTTTTGATGATTGGAACCGTTTTTAACTAAATAACTTAATATTAATGTTTTGCCGCGCGAAAACGTATTAATAAGCTTATTCTGCGATTCAAAGTGTAAATGCTATCCTAAAAGTGTACCAGTTAGAGCCATTTCGCTAGCGAATTAGTTTACCACCTATCATAAAATTCCTGTAAAATATAGTCAGATATATTTTCAGGAGGTTGAGGGGTGTGAAAATTGAAATGGATATGTATCAACAGATTCGCAAGCGATATCTAAACGGAGAGTCTCAAAGATCTATTGCAAAGAGTTTAGGCATCTCACGTCAATCGGTAAAAAAGTATTGTGACGGGTCAGCGCATCCAGAAAAAAGAAAGGAGTATAACAGAAGCCCAGTTAAAGTTACAAAAGAAGTAGAAGACTTTATCATAGGTTGTCTTAAGTCAGATGAAGAGGATAATATTAAAAAGCAAAAACATACTGCTAAACGCATATATGAACGACTTGTTGATGAGAAAGAATTTACAGGTGGTGAATCAACTATACGAAATGCTGTAAAAAAACTACGTGCAGAACAGTTAGTTCCACCTCAAAGCAATGTTCCTCTATCATATGAGCCAGGTGAGGCAATTCAGATAGACTGGGGCGAAGCCACAGCCTACCTCGATGATAAGAAAAGAAAATTGTATACTTTTTGCGCTAGGCTATGTTACAGCTGTGATATCTTTGTACAAGTCTTTAGAGCCGCCAATGAACAGGCTTTTTTAGAAGCGCAACAACGTATGTTTGATTTCTTTGGAGGAGTCCCCAGGCGAGTAATTTTTGATAATGCTAAAGTTGCAGTTAAAGAGGGTTTTGGAACCTATGCAAAACCACAAGATAAGTACTTTTCCTTCAGTGCCCATTATGCCTTTGAACTAGAGTTTTGTAACCCTGGTAAAGGAAACGAAAAGGGCCTTGTAGAAAACTTAGTTGGCTATTCTAGAAGAAATTTTTTAGTCCCTCTACCTAGGGTATCAAGTATAGAAGAGTTGAATCAAAAGCTACTGGAAGATTGCTTAAAGTACAGAGAAAAGCACCATATCAAAGGTCGCTCGAATGCTGTAAATGTAATGTACCAAGAAGAAAAACAGTTTTTAAATCCGATTCCCCCGTACCGGTTTGATACAAGCAAAACTAAAATTGTTTCCGTTGATGATTACTCCACAGCTTGCTATGAAAGAAACTACTACTCTGTCCCTACCAAGTATTTAAGAAAGGATGTAACTGTAAAAGGCTACGGTAATGACATCCAAATTTTTTATCAGAATGAAGAAATAGCTACACATATAAGAAACTACTACTCAGGAAAAACAGAGTATAAGTTAGAACATTACATAGACTTAATTGAAAGAAAACCACGCTCTGTTTTCAATGCTAAACCAGTTAAGCAAAATGTTACTGAAGAGCTTTTAATATGGGGCAAACAACTCCCCGGTGGTAACAGAGAAATGGTTAAACTCCTTCGCCTATGTCTAGACTATGGCGAAGAATATATACTTAGCATTAAAGAGGCGATTCCTGGGCATATTGTGCCAACTGTTGATATGATTAGAGCCCATTTAAGCAAACCTGTAGACACCCCTGTATTGAATCTAAATAAAGAGATAGCTGTCGAGGAGGTAGATTTAAATAAATACGATAAAAAATATGGAATGGTGGTGCAATAAATGGGCGAAATAAATATTAATGAAGAGACAATTGCTTTATATGCAAAGCAACTGCGAGTTCCTACCTTCAATAGATATAAAGACGTAATTCGTCAGCTTGATAACAACAAGTCCTATGACGCTTTTCTCATTGAGCTTTTGAAAATGGAGGCAGAATCTAGAAGAGAAAGTAGCCAAAAACGCAAGATTAAAGCTGCTAAATTTCCATACATGAAAACATTAGACGAGTTAGACCTAAGCAGATATGAGCATGTGTCTGAAGCTTGTTTTCATGAACTTGGTACATGTGACTTTGTAAGAAAAAGACAAAACATCGTTATGATAGGAAACACTGGGCGAGGCAAAACTCATTTTTCTATAGCATTAGGAATAAAAGCTTGCATGCAAGGT from Proteinivorax hydrogeniformans harbors:
- a CDS encoding GNAT family N-acetyltransferase, which gives rise to MSLMLENLSLKPITEDNLDDLLSLQNEIVKQINSDEMFEPETKDGLLPLIENDKIYILGCYTDQTLIAYGTLLFPKFDKENLGYDLEFAKEELPFVAHVDSIAVHPKYRGLGLQTFIGNYLGSIAKNQGFKHLMSTVSPDNFHSINNVFKQGYKIKKLTSKYGGKKRYIFYKEVK
- the istA gene encoding IS21 family transposase, whose amino-acid sequence is MKIEMDMYQQIRKRYLNGESQRSIAKSLGISRQSVKKYCDGSAHPEKRKEYNRSPVKVTKEVEDFIIGCLKSDEEDNIKKQKHTAKRIYERLVDEKEFTGGESTIRNAVKKLRAEQLVPPQSNVPLSYEPGEAIQIDWGEATAYLDDKKRKLYTFCARLCYSCDIFVQVFRAANEQAFLEAQQRMFDFFGGVPRRVIFDNAKVAVKEGFGTYAKPQDKYFSFSAHYAFELEFCNPGKGNEKGLVENLVGYSRRNFLVPLPRVSSIEELNQKLLEDCLKYREKHHIKGRSNAVNVMYQEEKQFLNPIPPYRFDTSKTKIVSVDDYSTACYERNYYSVPTKYLRKDVTVKGYGNDIQIFYQNEEIATHIRNYYSGKTEYKLEHYIDLIERKPRSVFNAKPVKQNVTEELLIWGKQLPGGNREMVKLLRLCLDYGEEYILSIKEAIPGHIVPTVDMIRAHLSKPVDTPVLNLNKEIAVEEVDLNKYDKKYGMVVQ
- the istB gene encoding IS21-like element helper ATPase IstB, which encodes MGEININEETIALYAKQLRVPTFNRYKDVIRQLDNNKSYDAFLIELLKMEAESRRESSQKRKIKAAKFPYMKTLDELDLSRYEHVSEACFHELGTCDFVRKRQNIVMIGNTGRGKTHFSIALGIKACMQGMNVKFYTAANLSNELIEATEYKRLLKLEKQLSKTDLLIIDEMSYLTFNRHQSELLFKVVADRAEKRSVIVSTNFKFSEWTKLFENETMVSALVDRLTFRSHVLNMNGTSYRDEYSGEPYVLG